CTCATGTGCGGAAAGAGCGCATAACTCTGGAACACCATGCCGATGCCGCGCTTGCCCGGCTCCGTGTGCGTCACGTCGCGCCCGTCTATCTCGATGCGTCCCGCACTCGGCGCGACGAGACCCGAGATCATCTGCAACAACGTGGTCTTGCCCGAACCCGAGGGACCGAGCAGCGTCAGGAACTCGCCCGCCTGCACGGCGAGGTCCGTCGGTTCCAGCGCCGTCGTGTCGCCGTAGCGCTTGGCGATGCCGATCGCCTCGAGTTTCGAGCTCATCGTCCGCTCCTCAGGAAATGATCCACGAATTGAATCGTTCGGTGACTTTCTGCCGGTTCGCTTCCCACCATTGCGGACTCGGCAGCTTCATGTCCCTGATGTTGTCCGGCGCGGTCGGCAGGAGCGTCGCGCGGTCGCGGCCGATGGTGTCGAACGCGCGCTTGTTGGTCGGCCCGTAGGCCAGCGTGCGCGTGAGCAGCGCCTGGCGCTTCGCGTCGGCGCAAAAGCGCACGAACTGCTTCGCCGCATCGGCGCGCGGCGTGCCCTTCGGAATGCCCCAGCCTTCGATCGAATAGAGACCCTGGTTCCACACGATCGCGACCGGCGCGCCCGCATCCTTCGCGGCTTGCGCGCGGCCGTTCCAGGTCGAGATCATGTCGACGTCGCCGCTCTGGATTGCCTGCATCGCCTGCGCGCCGGAGGTCCACCAGATGTCGATGTGCGGCTTGATCTTGTCGAGGCTCCTGAAGGCGCGGTCCACGTCCAGCGGATAGAGCTTGTCGAGGGGCACGCCATCGGCGAGCAGCGCCTGTTCGAGCGTGTCGAGCGGACTGCGGCGCAGGCAGCGGCGGCCCGGAAATTTCTTGACGTCCCAGAAGTCCGCCCATGACTTCGGCCCGTTGTCCTTGA
Above is a window of Caballeronia sp. SL2Y3 DNA encoding:
- a CDS encoding ABC transporter substrate-binding protein, whose translation is MTQDFNPTRRRILHGAGALAVAGAMPLAARAESKQIVVSDPGGPYTTAYREAFYDPFEKATGIKVVSVARESQPVAQFAAMVQTKNYVWDVTTLTLSADIPYLESKGLLEPIGLKPGDFPDIMPEAITPNWLGVDVYSTVLAYRADKFKDNGPKSWADFWDVKKFPGRRCLRRSPLDTLEQALLADGVPLDKLYPLDVDRAFRSLDKIKPHIDIWWTSGAQAMQAIQSGDVDMISTWNGRAQAAKDAGAPVAIVWNQGLYSIEGWGIPKGTPRADAAKQFVRFCADAKRQALLTRTLAYGPTNKRAFDTIGRDRATLLPTAPDNIRDMKLPSPQWWEANRQKVTERFNSWIIS